A DNA window from Flammeovirgaceae bacterium contains the following coding sequences:
- a CDS encoding histone H1 — MRKFEELKELIASIEPDADKFYNKANSAAGTRVRKGMQELKNLAQAIRAEVQELKNKPQ; from the coding sequence ATGAGAAAATTTGAAGAGCTTAAAGAACTGATCGCTTCTATTGAACCAGATGCTGACAAATTCTACAATAAGGCAAACAGCGCTGCTGGGACCAGGGTAAGAAAGGGGATGCAGGAGCTCAAAAATCTGGCTCAGGCTATCAGGGCTGAAGTTCAGGAATTAAAGAATAAGCCTCAGTAA
- the accC gene encoding acetyl-CoA carboxylase biotin carboxylase subunit → MHKIQKILVANRGEIALRVMRSAREMGLATVAVYSEADRNALHTRFADEAVCIGSPASAESYLRMDKIIDTAKQTQCDAIHPGYGFLSENKDFALKVREAGLIFIGPSPEAIEVMGSKLAAKEAVAKFNVPLVPGTSEPIVDVSKAKKIAKEIGYPVLIKASAGGGGKGMRIVEGEAGFEEQMDRAISEAKSAFGDGSVFIEKYVSSPRHIEFQIFGDQSGNIVHLFERECSIQRRHQKVIEEAPSAILTPELRAAMGEAAINVARSCGYYGAGTVEFIMDEKMNFYFLEMNTRLQVEHPVTEEITGLDLVKLQIKIAQGQDIPFKQEDLHINGHAIEVRVYAEDPANNFLPDIGTLQTYVRPQGHGIRVDDGFEQGMDIPFYYDPMIAKMICHAESREDAIEKTIRAIDEYEITGIETTLGFCRYVMGHEAFRSGQFDTKFVEKYFSPEALQTNGHEGERQLASALVATLLEQSKMKMALPTQPTGQSKWKKNRV, encoded by the coding sequence ATGCATAAAATACAAAAAATATTGGTGGCAAACAGGGGCGAGATCGCCTTGCGGGTAATGCGCAGTGCGCGGGAGATGGGGCTGGCCACAGTAGCGGTCTATAGTGAAGCCGACCGCAATGCGTTGCATACCCGGTTTGCCGATGAGGCGGTATGCATTGGCTCACCGGCTTCTGCCGAATCTTACCTGCGGATGGACAAGATAATCGACACGGCAAAGCAAACGCAATGCGATGCCATCCACCCGGGCTATGGTTTTCTTAGCGAAAACAAGGATTTTGCCCTTAAGGTGAGGGAGGCAGGGCTCATCTTCATTGGCCCTTCCCCCGAGGCCATTGAAGTAATGGGCAGCAAGCTGGCGGCCAAAGAAGCAGTGGCCAAATTCAACGTGCCACTGGTGCCGGGCACCAGCGAGCCCATAGTGGATGTTTCAAAAGCAAAAAAAATAGCAAAGGAAATAGGTTACCCCGTGCTGATCAAAGCCAGCGCGGGCGGTGGTGGAAAAGGGATGCGCATTGTGGAAGGTGAAGCCGGTTTTGAAGAACAGATGGACCGTGCCATCAGCGAAGCCAAGTCGGCCTTTGGTGACGGCTCTGTTTTTATTGAAAAATATGTAAGCTCCCCTCGCCATATCGAGTTTCAAATTTTTGGGGACCAGTCCGGCAACATTGTCCATTTGTTCGAGCGGGAGTGTTCCATACAAAGGAGGCACCAAAAAGTGATTGAAGAGGCCCCTTCCGCCATCCTTACGCCCGAACTCAGGGCGGCCATGGGCGAAGCGGCCATCAACGTGGCCAGGTCGTGCGGGTATTACGGTGCGGGCACCGTGGAGTTCATTATGGACGAAAAGATGAATTTCTATTTCCTGGAGATGAACACACGCCTGCAGGTGGAACACCCCGTAACGGAGGAAATCACCGGCCTGGACCTGGTAAAGCTGCAAATAAAAATCGCACAGGGGCAAGACATACCTTTTAAGCAGGAGGATTTGCACATAAACGGCCACGCCATTGAGGTGCGCGTATACGCGGAAGACCCTGCGAACAATTTCCTGCCCGATATCGGCACGCTCCAAACCTACGTGCGCCCCCAGGGCCACGGCATCCGGGTGGACGATGGTTTTGAGCAGGGCATGGACATCCCCTTTTATTACGACCCGATGATCGCCAAAATGATATGCCACGCGGAATCCAGGGAGGATGCCATTGAAAAAACGATCAGGGCAATAGACGAATATGAAATCACCGGGATTGAAACCACGTTGGGCTTTTGCCGGTATGTCATGGGCCACGAGGCCTTTCGTTCCGGTCAATTCGATACCAAATTCGTGGAGAAGTATTTTTCCCCGGAGGCATTGCAAACCAACGGCCATGAAGGGGAACGCCAACTGGCCAGTGCATTGGTGGCAACTTTGCTGGAGCAATCCAAAATGAAGATGGCCCTGCCCACCCAACCCACAGGCCAAAGCAAATGGAAGAAAAACAGGGTGTGA
- a CDS encoding Maf family protein, producing the protein MNFKRPLILASSSPRRQYLMREAGFAFSVRKPGEDESFPETMPAGEVPRYLAEKKARSVEPKPTGQEIILASDTVVVLGGQILNKPNDREEAIDMLSRLSGKTHSVITAVCLLGKSGMDCFDDTSKVTFKKLSPDETAYYVDHFHPYDKAGAYGAQECLPDGMAPCSPEELEFLKSINRLDLIDKTLTGGQAGKKVPIIEKIEGSYFTVMGLPIHKVHAHLQLY; encoded by the coding sequence ATGAATTTCAAACGCCCCCTTATTCTGGCTTCCAGTAGCCCGCGCAGGCAATACCTGATGAGAGAGGCAGGGTTTGCATTCAGTGTGCGGAAGCCCGGGGAAGACGAGTCGTTCCCCGAAACCATGCCTGCCGGGGAAGTGCCCCGTTACCTGGCGGAAAAAAAAGCCAGGTCGGTGGAACCCAAGCCAACAGGGCAAGAAATAATCCTGGCTTCCGATACCGTGGTGGTACTCGGGGGCCAAATCCTGAACAAACCCAACGATCGGGAAGAGGCCATTGACATGCTTTCCCGGTTATCGGGAAAAACCCACTCGGTAATTACCGCAGTATGCCTGCTGGGCAAATCAGGAATGGATTGCTTTGACGACACCAGCAAGGTCACGTTTAAAAAGTTAAGCCCTGATGAAACCGCCTACTATGTGGACCATTTCCATCCTTACGACAAAGCCGGTGCCTACGGGGCACAGGAATGCCTGCCGGATGGCATGGCCCCCTGCTCGCCTGAGGAACTGGAATTCTTAAAAAGCATAAACCGGTTGGACCTTATCGACAAAACCCTCACCGGGGGACAGGCAGGAAAAAAGGTGCCCATCATCGAAAAAATAGAAGGGTCGTACTTCACGGTGATGGGGCTGCCCATTCACAAAGTGCACGCGCACCTTCAACTATACTAG
- a CDS encoding glycosyltransferase family 4 protein produces the protein MRIGFDAKRLFNNFTGLGNYSRFLMKALLAHHPGHHYTLYSPKVKDHPYTHEFRTDPKLLVRTPPRWVKGSGFGSFWRSVNLGNIAFREGMDIFHGLSNELPVSKPNGLKTVVTAHDLIFIRYPGLYKKIDVNIYKKKITHACKTADKIIAISNQTAKDLQHYLKVPEERITVIYQGCHEIFHEKASAAQIGQVREKYKLPERFVLTVGTLEPRKNALLLLKAIARTKEKTPVVLVGKATSYQKQLEQVVHEENLQDRVHFIHKVDFNDLPKIYQAAKIFVYPSRFEGFGIPIVEAIASGVPVIAAKGSCLEEAGGPASLYIDPDADKELAASIDRLVNDEAACRKMADASRAHIKPFGPKPFADKLMEVYKEVMG, from the coding sequence ATGCGCATAGGATTTGATGCCAAACGGTTGTTCAACAATTTTACCGGATTGGGCAATTACAGCCGGTTTTTGATGAAGGCTTTGTTGGCCCATCATCCCGGGCACCATTATACCCTCTACAGCCCCAAGGTAAAGGACCATCCCTACACCCATGAATTCAGGACGGATCCCAAACTCCTCGTCAGGACACCGCCCAGGTGGGTAAAAGGCTCCGGCTTTGGCAGTTTTTGGCGCTCTGTCAACCTGGGCAATATTGCCTTCCGGGAAGGGATGGATATTTTTCATGGGCTGAGCAACGAACTGCCCGTTTCAAAGCCCAATGGGCTGAAGACGGTGGTCACCGCCCACGACCTGATCTTCATCCGGTACCCTGGCCTGTACAAGAAAATAGATGTAAATATTTACAAGAAAAAAATCACCCACGCTTGCAAAACCGCGGACAAGATCATTGCCATCAGCAACCAAACCGCAAAGGATTTACAGCATTACCTTAAGGTCCCGGAAGAACGCATCACGGTCATTTACCAGGGGTGCCACGAAATATTCCATGAAAAAGCTTCTGCTGCACAAATCGGCCAGGTAAGGGAAAAGTATAAACTTCCTGAACGGTTTGTATTGACCGTAGGCACGTTGGAGCCCCGCAAAAACGCCTTGTTGTTGCTAAAGGCCATTGCGCGGACAAAGGAAAAAACCCCTGTGGTGCTGGTGGGGAAAGCCACTTCCTACCAAAAACAACTGGAACAGGTGGTACATGAAGAAAACCTGCAGGACCGTGTCCATTTTATTCATAAAGTGGATTTCAACGATCTTCCCAAAATCTACCAGGCAGCGAAAATTTTTGTTTACCCCTCGCGGTTTGAAGGTTTTGGCATCCCTATAGTGGAGGCGATTGCCTCTGGCGTGCCGGTAATAGCGGCCAAAGGCTCATGCCTGGAGGAGGCAGGGGGGCCGGCTTCCCTTTATATCGACCCGGATGCGGACAAGGAATTGGCAGCTTCGATCGACAGGCTGGTCAATGACGAGGCCGCGTGCAGGAAAATGGCCGATGCCTCAAGGGCACATATAAAGCCATTCGGGCCCAAGCCATTTGCCGACAAATTAATGGAGGTCTACAAGGAAGTCATGGGCTAG
- a CDS encoding DPP IV N-terminal domain-containing protein: MKNILSMLVCAMLASFAVAQRQPVTTANYELASRFSPDNLKRMVFSTKVEPHWLKNSARFWYEYETPEGKFYYIVDPKLKSKAQLFDHDKLAADMTRLTGDPFDRKNLDIEEMEFINNETAIRIEVKSKLVEVEDKDIDEENGNMQDNDKRKNGKKKMKPMSYFFEYGLLSRQLRLLEGYEKPKEDKEWANIAPNEQYVLFSRNFNLYWMDMENYNKALKDGKDSTIVEHQLTTDGVEYYSYGTGTRGETNVDKEKNKDKRKPVSVEWSPDSKKFAMVRTDERLVKDLWVVNSVASPRPTLETYKYQMPGEKESPKDELIVFDFDAKSQMKIEADTFPDQVLDIFSAPRLKKDRDDRRKPRLWLSATSDKLYFSRTSRDLKRIDVCVADTKTGKVKVLVRERLNTYVEIETPGLVNNGQEFIQWSERDGWGHFYLYNGDGTLKNQITSGPFHCERIEGIDEKNRALYFTANGRESNEDPYYLHLYKINFNGTGMKLLNPGDYDNQVDLNDGQTYFVNNFSRVNTTPVSVLSDASGNQVMPLEVADLSTLFQAGYRFPEPFKVKAGDGATDLYGVMYKPYDFDSTRLYPLIEYVYPGPQTEAVYKSFTTNMDRTDRLAQLGFVVITVGNRGGHPARSKRYHNYGYQNLRDYGLLDKKVAAEQLAYRHGYIDINKVGIFGHSGGGFMSTAAMLVYPDFFKVAVSSSGNHENAIYNRWWSEKHHGVKETTNDKGEVVFEYSIDDNPELAKNLKGKLLITTGDIDNNVHPGNTILLANALIKANKRFDFFLFPGQRHGYGDMNEYFFWMKADYFSKYLMGDNSPRSVDYTELNMARPQK, encoded by the coding sequence ATGAAAAACATCCTGAGCATGCTCGTGTGCGCAATGCTGGCCTCCTTTGCCGTGGCCCAGCGCCAGCCCGTGACCACCGCCAATTATGAACTGGCCAGCCGGTTTTCCCCCGATAACCTAAAGCGAATGGTTTTCTCCACGAAGGTAGAACCCCATTGGCTGAAGAACAGCGCCAGGTTTTGGTATGAGTATGAAACCCCCGAAGGCAAGTTTTACTACATCGTGGACCCCAAGTTGAAATCCAAGGCCCAATTGTTCGACCATGACAAGCTGGCGGCCGATATGACCCGGCTGACCGGGGACCCCTTCGACAGGAAAAACCTGGACATTGAAGAAATGGAATTCATCAATAACGAAACGGCCATCCGGATTGAGGTGAAAAGCAAACTGGTGGAGGTGGAAGACAAGGACATAGACGAGGAAAACGGGAACATGCAGGACAACGACAAGCGCAAGAATGGCAAGAAAAAGATGAAACCCATGTCATACTTTTTCGAATACGGCCTCTTATCCCGGCAGTTAAGGCTTCTGGAAGGCTATGAAAAGCCCAAAGAAGACAAGGAGTGGGCCAACATTGCCCCCAATGAACAGTATGTCCTCTTCTCCAGGAATTTCAACCTGTACTGGATGGATATGGAAAACTACAACAAGGCGTTGAAGGACGGGAAGGATTCCACCATAGTGGAGCACCAATTGACCACGGACGGGGTGGAGTACTACAGCTATGGGACCGGCACGAGGGGGGAGACCAATGTGGACAAGGAAAAGAACAAGGATAAAAGGAAGCCCGTGTCCGTTGAGTGGTCCCCCGATTCAAAGAAGTTTGCCATGGTGCGAACAGACGAGCGGTTGGTCAAGGACCTGTGGGTGGTCAACTCAGTGGCCAGCCCCAGGCCTACGTTAGAGACCTACAAGTACCAGATGCCGGGGGAGAAGGAGTCCCCCAAGGATGAATTGATTGTTTTTGACTTTGATGCCAAAAGCCAGATGAAAATCGAAGCAGATACTTTTCCCGACCAGGTGTTGGACATTTTCAGCGCCCCCCGGTTAAAAAAAGACCGTGACGACAGGAGGAAGCCCCGCTTGTGGCTTTCGGCAACAAGCGACAAACTTTATTTTTCGCGAACCAGCCGCGACCTGAAAAGGATAGATGTGTGCGTGGCAGATACCAAAACCGGAAAAGTAAAGGTGCTGGTGAGGGAAAGGCTCAACACCTATGTGGAAATAGAAACCCCGGGGCTCGTCAACAATGGACAGGAGTTTATTCAATGGTCGGAGAGGGACGGCTGGGGGCATTTTTACTTGTACAATGGGGATGGAACTTTAAAAAACCAGATTACGTCCGGGCCCTTCCACTGTGAGCGCATTGAAGGGATTGACGAAAAGAACAGGGCCTTGTACTTCACGGCCAACGGGCGGGAAAGCAACGAAGACCCTTATTACCTTCACTTATATAAAATCAATTTTAACGGTACGGGGATGAAGTTGTTGAACCCCGGTGACTACGACAACCAGGTGGACCTAAACGATGGCCAAACCTATTTTGTCAATAATTTCTCCAGGGTAAACACCACGCCCGTATCGGTTTTGTCCGATGCCTCCGGCAACCAGGTGATGCCGCTGGAGGTTGCCGACCTGTCCACCCTTTTTCAGGCAGGCTATCGGTTTCCTGAGCCGTTTAAAGTGAAGGCAGGCGATGGGGCCACCGACCTGTACGGGGTGATGTACAAGCCTTATGATTTTGATTCCACCCGGTTGTACCCACTGATCGAGTATGTATATCCCGGGCCGCAGACGGAGGCCGTGTACAAGTCCTTTACCACCAATATGGACCGTACCGACCGGTTGGCACAACTGGGGTTTGTGGTCATTACGGTTGGCAACCGGGGCGGCCACCCGGCACGAAGCAAACGCTACCATAATTATGGTTACCAGAACCTGAGGGACTATGGCCTGTTGGACAAAAAAGTGGCGGCCGAGCAACTGGCCTACAGGCACGGCTATATTGATATTAACAAGGTTGGGATTTTTGGCCACTCCGGTGGGGGCTTTATGAGCACTGCTGCCATGTTGGTTTATCCTGATTTCTTTAAAGTGGCGGTGTCCTCCTCGGGCAACCATGAGAATGCCATCTATAACCGGTGGTGGAGCGAAAAACACCATGGCGTGAAGGAGACCACCAACGACAAAGGGGAAGTTGTTTTTGAATACAGCATTGACGACAACCCCGAGCTGGCAAAAAACCTGAAGGGGAAACTCCTGATCACCACGGGCGATATCGACAACAACGTGCATCCGGGAAACACCATTTTATTGGCCAATGCGCTGATCAAGGCCAACAAACGGTTTGATTTCTTTTTGTTTCCCGGCCAACGCCACGGGTATGGCGACATGAACGAATATTTCTTTTGGATGAAGGCAGATTATTTCTCCAAATACCTGATGGGCGACAACTCACCACGGAGCGTGGACTATACCGAACTCAACATGGCACGGCCCCAAAAATAA
- a CDS encoding 4-hydroxy-tetrahydrodipicolinate synthase — MKKLAGTGVALVTPFNKKGEIDFQGLENLLAHTAKGVDYYVVMGTTGESATLSQAEKLEVLDFVKAHNPRKLPIVYGIGGNHTRQVVETIKQTPLKGVDAILSVSPYYNKPSQEGIFQHFKAVAAASPLPVILYNVPGRTASNLTAATTLRLAGLPNIAGVKEASGNLEQCMNIASKKPRDFMLISGDDLLTSTFYALGGAGVISVLANAFPLVFKSIKEHHAKGNFNNSAQEQFKLLAINGPMYEEGNPVGVKVVLRELGICGEYTRLPLCTASKPLQKRIMELAKALTTKKG, encoded by the coding sequence ATGAAAAAACTAGCGGGGACAGGCGTGGCATTGGTAACACCATTCAACAAAAAAGGGGAAATAGATTTTCAAGGCCTTGAAAACCTGCTGGCCCATACCGCCAAAGGCGTGGACTACTACGTGGTGATGGGCACCACGGGCGAATCGGCCACGCTCAGCCAGGCCGAAAAGCTGGAAGTGCTCGACTTCGTAAAGGCACACAACCCCAGGAAATTGCCCATTGTTTACGGCATCGGGGGAAACCATACGCGGCAGGTTGTGGAAACAATAAAACAAACCCCGCTGAAAGGCGTGGACGCCATCCTTTCCGTGAGCCCTTATTACAACAAGCCTTCACAGGAAGGGATATTCCAACATTTCAAAGCAGTGGCCGCGGCATCGCCCCTTCCTGTAATCCTGTACAACGTTCCGGGCAGGACGGCCTCCAACCTCACCGCGGCCACCACCTTGCGGCTGGCCGGTTTGCCCAATATCGCGGGCGTAAAGGAGGCTTCGGGCAACCTGGAGCAGTGCATGAACATCGCCAGCAAAAAGCCCAGGGACTTCATGCTCATCTCCGGGGACGACCTGCTCACTTCCACTTTCTATGCGCTGGGCGGTGCCGGGGTGATTTCCGTGCTGGCCAATGCCTTTCCGTTGGTTTTCAAATCAATAAAGGAACACCACGCCAAAGGCAACTTTAATAACAGTGCCCAGGAGCAATTCAAATTGCTGGCCATCAACGGGCCCATGTACGAGGAAGGTAACCCTGTAGGAGTAAAGGTGGTATTGCGCGAATTGGGGATATGCGGGGAATATACCCGTCTCCCGCTGTGCACGGCCTCCAAACCGCTGCAAAAACGGATCATGGAGTTGGCAAAGGCATTAACAACAAAGAAAGGATAG
- a CDS encoding DUF1015 domain-containing protein has product MAEIRPIRAWRYNATLAQSIDSLTSPLFDVVSEKQRQVLYQDQNNSIHISVPLSGPPFDEAARRLAAWKQNGVIVQDKLPGIYVYYQYFKLAGSTKVFCRKGFIAHVRAYDWGEKEILRHENTMPRAVNDRVELLDKLQMHASPTHGLYTDEEHQLEKYMDEAILNPIYETEDYQGVRDVLAVIHDAKAIRQFMALMATKKVILADGHHRYEGSLMYRKQQTLANPNHTGNEGYNFHLMYFTNTEADDLRILPTHRLVHGLEGFDEGEIMKKFEEDFIIKPVEEADTINEVILGKKWAFGLLFKDRAVKVRLKPESFAKMKWAFPDVVKQLDLTVMHYFIIEKILGIPGKAQTTSDKLGFDRSFSDCLAKVIQSEVQMAIITQEISIEDVKAVCSSGYTMPQKSTYFYPKVICGFLFSSIKEDEFQTPPYSGFQ; this is encoded by the coding sequence ATGGCCGAGATTAGACCTATCCGCGCCTGGCGGTACAATGCAACCCTGGCCCAATCCATCGACAGCCTTACTTCCCCGCTTTTCGATGTGGTCTCGGAAAAACAACGCCAGGTACTTTACCAGGACCAGAACAACAGCATTCATATCTCCGTGCCCCTGAGCGGCCCCCCATTTGATGAGGCGGCCCGCAGGCTGGCTGCCTGGAAACAAAACGGGGTCATCGTTCAGGACAAGCTTCCCGGCATTTATGTCTACTACCAATATTTCAAACTGGCAGGCTCCACCAAAGTGTTTTGCCGCAAAGGGTTCATCGCCCATGTGCGTGCCTATGATTGGGGCGAAAAGGAGATATTGCGCCATGAAAACACGATGCCCCGTGCGGTAAACGACCGTGTGGAATTGCTGGACAAACTGCAAATGCACGCAAGCCCCACCCATGGCTTGTACACGGACGAAGAGCACCAACTGGAAAAGTACATGGACGAGGCCATTCTCAACCCCATCTACGAAACGGAAGACTACCAGGGCGTGCGCGATGTGCTGGCGGTAATCCACGATGCAAAGGCCATTCGCCAATTCATGGCCCTCATGGCCACGAAAAAGGTAATCCTGGCGGACGGGCACCACCGCTACGAGGGGTCCCTGATGTACCGAAAACAGCAAACATTGGCCAACCCCAACCATACCGGCAATGAAGGGTACAACTTCCACCTTATGTACTTCACCAACACGGAGGCCGATGACTTGCGTATCCTCCCCACCCACCGCCTTGTACATGGCCTGGAAGGATTTGATGAAGGGGAAATAATGAAAAAATTCGAGGAGGATTTCATCATAAAGCCCGTGGAAGAGGCCGATACCATCAATGAGGTCATCCTGGGCAAGAAATGGGCCTTTGGCCTGCTGTTCAAAGACCGGGCGGTGAAGGTACGGCTGAAGCCTGAATCGTTTGCAAAAATGAAATGGGCCTTTCCCGATGTGGTCAAACAACTCGACCTCACGGTGATGCACTATTTCATCATCGAAAAAATATTGGGCATTCCCGGCAAGGCACAAACCACCTCCGACAAGCTGGGGTTTGACCGCAGTTTTTCGGATTGCCTGGCCAAGGTCATCCAGTCGGAAGTGCAAATGGCCATCATCACGCAGGAAATTTCAATTGAGGATGTGAAGGCGGTTTGCTCCAGCGGGTATACGATGCCCCAGAAGTCGACCTATTTCTACCCCAAGGTGATTTGCGGCTTTTTGTTTAGCTCCATTAAAGAAGATGAATTTCAAACGCCCCCTTATTCTGGCTTCCAGTAG
- a CDS encoding aminotransferase class I/II-fold pyridoxal phosphate-dependent enzyme — MVDLFDKLKMEAGALAKYSHLPDDYFFFPKLEGEIAPRMEFNGKKVLNWSLNNYLGLANHPEVRRVDGEAAVQYGMGSPMGARMMSGNSLNHLEFERQLAEFVRKEDAMLLNYGYQGVVSIIDAMVDRKDVIVYDAESHACIIDGVRLHMGKRFVFPHNNMENLEKQLVRATKIANETGGGILVITEGVFGMSGDMGNLKGICALKKKFNFRLFVDDAHGFGTMGKTGAGAGEEQGVQDQIDLYFSTFAKSMASIGAFVAGEKRIIKYLRYSVRSQIFAKSLPMPLVLGGMKRLELLRTQPELKEKLWKIVHAMQDGLRERGFSLGTTQSPVTPVLFKGGVGEAANMAMDLRENYSIFCSVVIYPVVPKDVIMFRIIPTAAHTLADVEETLKAFSALKHKLDEGFYRTEALVSVTKGVE, encoded by the coding sequence ATGGTTGATTTATTTGACAAGCTTAAAATGGAGGCCGGTGCCCTGGCCAAATATTCCCATCTTCCTGACGACTATTTCTTTTTTCCCAAGCTGGAAGGGGAAATAGCCCCCCGTATGGAATTTAACGGCAAGAAGGTCCTTAACTGGAGTTTGAACAACTACCTGGGCCTGGCCAACCACCCGGAAGTGAGAAGGGTGGATGGCGAGGCTGCCGTGCAATATGGAATGGGTTCCCCCATGGGCGCCAGGATGATGTCGGGCAATTCACTCAACCATTTGGAGTTTGAGCGCCAGTTGGCCGAATTTGTACGGAAGGAAGATGCCATGCTGCTTAATTATGGCTACCAGGGGGTGGTTTCCATTATTGATGCGATGGTAGACCGCAAGGATGTGATCGTGTACGATGCGGAATCGCATGCCTGCATCATCGATGGGGTAAGGCTGCATATGGGCAAGCGCTTTGTTTTTCCCCACAACAACATGGAAAACCTTGAAAAGCAGCTTGTGAGGGCCACAAAAATAGCCAACGAAACAGGCGGGGGGATATTGGTGATCACCGAAGGGGTTTTTGGCATGTCTGGCGACATGGGCAACCTAAAAGGTATCTGTGCCCTTAAAAAGAAATTCAATTTCAGGCTTTTTGTGGACGATGCCCACGGCTTTGGCACCATGGGGAAAACCGGTGCCGGTGCCGGGGAGGAACAGGGCGTCCAGGACCAGATAGATTTGTATTTCTCTACGTTTGCCAAGTCAATGGCCAGTATCGGGGCCTTTGTGGCAGGGGAGAAACGCATCATAAAATACCTCCGCTATAGCGTCAGGTCGCAGATTTTTGCCAAGAGCCTTCCCATGCCACTGGTATTGGGCGGGATGAAGAGGCTGGAACTGCTGCGCACACAGCCTGAACTGAAGGAAAAACTATGGAAAATTGTCCATGCCATGCAGGACGGGCTGCGCGAGCGCGGTTTCTCTTTGGGCACCACCCAGTCGCCCGTTACCCCGGTGCTTTTCAAGGGCGGGGTAGGCGAGGCCGCCAATATGGCAATGGACCTCAGGGAAAATTACAGCATTTTCTGCTCTGTGGTGATCTATCCCGTAGTGCCCAAGGATGTGATCATGTTCAGGATCATACCCACGGCCGCCCACACGCTGGCAGACGTGGAGGAGACCTTAAAGGCGTTTTCGGCCTTAAAACACAAGCTGGACGAAGGGTTTTACCGCACGGAAGCCCTGGTTTCGGTGACCAAAGGGGTGGAATAA